The following are encoded in a window of Helicobacter ganmani genomic DNA:
- a CDS encoding c-type cytochrome: protein MKEFLALIVVVVLTGIIYWGVEPFAHGQMYPKVAPADYTFADLKPLVAEGNAANGKEIVNANCLACHSIKSEGMESPFAPEDALAAYGVVPPDLSSAGLIYEKNFLGNVVKNAAIAAKQTHKFDGNHPMPAYDWMSEQEIADIVAYLRSIAPQELSNKEVFIDACGRCHSVRYDKWSAEGGMTDYLGTKVPDLSMMIRSRSLDYLHTFINDPQKRLAGTAMPRVGLTEKAENQVVAYMESVGDSKKDEREALGYKLIIFMVIMGVVAYLWKRKIWHDVH from the coding sequence ATGAAAGAATTCTTAGCATTAATCGTTGTTGTTGTGCTGACAGGGATTATTTATTGGGGTGTTGAACCTTTTGCACATGGTCAAATGTATCCAAAAGTTGCTCCCGCAGATTATACTTTTGCCGATTTGAAACCGCTTGTAGCAGAGGGTAATGCAGCAAATGGTAAAGAAATTGTCAATGCAAATTGTCTTGCGTGCCACTCTATCAAATCCGAAGGTATGGAATCTCCATTTGCTCCAGAAGATGCCCTTGCGGCTTATGGTGTTGTTCCACCGGATTTATCTTCTGCTGGATTGATTTATGAGAAAAACTTTTTAGGTAATGTGGTGAAAAATGCTGCCATTGCAGCAAAGCAAACACATAAATTTGATGGCAATCACCCAATGCCAGCTTATGATTGGATGAGTGAGCAAGAGATTGCAGATATTGTTGCATATTTGCGCAGTATTGCTCCTCAAGAATTAAGCAACAAAGAAGTGTTTATTGACGCGTGCGGTCGCTGCCATAGTGTGCGATATGACAAATGGAGTGCAGAGGGCGGTATGACAGATTATCTTGGCACTAAAGTTCCAGATTTGTCTATGATGATTCGTAGTCGCAGCTTAGATTACTTGCATACTTTCATTAATGACCCACAAAAAAGACTTGCAGGGACTGCAATGCCACGCGTGGGCTTGACTGAAAAAGCAGAAAATCAAGTGGTTGCTTATATGGAATCTGTGGGTGATAGCAAGAAAGATGAACGCGAAGCACTCGGTTACAAACTCATTATTTTTATGGTGATTATGGGCGTCGTAGCTTATTTGTGGAAACGCAAGATTTGGCATGATGTGCATTAA
- the ychF gene encoding redox-regulated ATPase YchF produces MGLSIGIVGLPNVGKSTTFNALTKTQNAQSANYPFCTIEPNKAIVPVPDTRLLELAKIVNPQKIQHSVVEFVDIAGLVKGASKGEGLGNQFLANIKETEVILHIVRCFEDSNITHVEGSIEPLRDVEIIETELLIADMQTLQKRVERLARSAKSGTDKEAKAQLEVASLLLAHIESGAPVRTFQEKENEWFLLLDRELRFLTNKEIIYGANVDEEGLESDNDFVVQLKGYAKEQGAEVIKLCSKIEEELVSLSEEEQVEFLKELGVCESGLDTIIRLGFHKLGLISYFTAGVKEVRAWTIHQGDKAPVAAGVIHKDFEKGFIRAEVIAYEDFIRYGGEAKSKEAGAMRVEGKDYVVQDGDVMHFRFNV; encoded by the coding sequence ATGGGGCTATCAATCGGAATCGTAGGACTTCCAAATGTAGGTAAATCCACAACTTTTAATGCGCTGACCAAAACACAAAATGCCCAATCTGCGAATTATCCCTTTTGCACGATTGAGCCAAATAAGGCAATCGTGCCTGTGCCTGATACGCGACTTTTGGAGTTGGCTAAGATTGTCAATCCGCAAAAGATTCAACATTCTGTGGTGGAATTTGTAGATATTGCGGGGCTTGTCAAGGGAGCAAGCAAGGGAGAGGGCTTAGGGAATCAGTTTTTGGCAAACATTAAAGAAACAGAGGTGATTTTGCATATTGTGCGTTGTTTTGAGGATTCCAACATTACGCATGTAGAGGGAAGCATTGAACCTTTGCGTGATGTGGAAATTATTGAGACAGAATTATTGATTGCCGATATGCAAACCCTACAAAAGCGCGTAGAAAGACTTGCTAGAAGCGCAAAAAGCGGAACAGACAAAGAAGCAAAGGCGCAGCTAGAGGTTGCGAGTTTGCTTTTAGCGCATATTGAGAGTGGTGCGCCTGTGCGGACATTTCAAGAAAAAGAGAATGAATGGTTTTTGCTTTTAGATAGAGAGTTGCGATTCTTGACAAACAAAGAAATCATTTATGGTGCAAATGTAGATGAAGAGGGGTTGGAATCCGATAATGACTTTGTGGTGCAATTAAAAGGTTACGCTAAAGAGCAGGGTGCAGAGGTGATTAAGCTTTGTTCCAAGATTGAGGAAGAATTAGTGAGCTTGAGTGAGGAGGAACAAGTAGAGTTTCTTAAAGAATTAGGCGTTTGTGAGAGTGGGTTGGACACTATTATTCGTTTGGGATTCCACAAATTAGGATTAATCAGCTACTTTACTGCTGGGGTAAAAGAAGTGCGCGCTTGGACGATTCATCAAGGAGACAAAGCACCTGTGGCTGCTGGCGTGATTCATAAAGATTTTGAAAAAGGCTTTATTCGCGCAGAAGTGATTGCCTATGAGGATTTTATCCGATATGGTGGTGAGGCAAAATCTAAAGAAGCGGGTGCAATGCGTGTCGAGGGCAAGGACTATGTCGTGCAAGATGGCGATGTAATGCACTTTAGGTTTAATGTGTAG
- a CDS encoding cytochrome b gives MAQIHKADGIIDWLDQRLAVKPLMKVLMTEYWIPKNINFLWAMGVVLVVLFSLLVVSGLFLLMYYKPDTKLAFDSVNYTIMQEVKYGWLWRHLHAVSASVCFLVIYIHMFVAIYYGSYKRGREMIWLTGMILFGLFSAEAFSGYMLPWGQMSYWAAAVITNLFGGIPVIGADLVVWIRGNFIVADATLTRFFMLHVVLLPVVIMLVIAVHFYSLRIPHVNNAYGEELDFEKEAEKYKAGNKKESKVIPFWPMFLSKDFFVASFFLAILFYLTCYHFAFALDPINFDPADHLKTPPHIYPEWYFLWSYEILRGFFFSADLGLMAFGIANVVFMLLPWLDRSDVVAPAHKRPGFMIFFWLLVIDMIVLTIWGKLPPTGVNAYIGFAATIAFLALLFVFLPIVTKLENKQN, from the coding sequence ATGGCACAAATTCATAAAGCAGATGGTATTATTGATTGGTTAGACCAAAGGTTGGCAGTAAAACCTTTGATGAAAGTATTAATGACGGAATATTGGATTCCAAAAAATATCAATTTCCTTTGGGCAATGGGTGTTGTTTTGGTAGTATTATTCAGTCTTTTAGTGGTTTCTGGATTATTTTTGTTAATGTATTACAAGCCAGATACTAAACTTGCATTTGATAGTGTAAATTATACAATTATGCAGGAAGTGAAGTATGGTTGGCTGTGGAGACACTTACACGCGGTGAGTGCGTCTGTTTGCTTCTTGGTTATTTATATTCATATGTTTGTTGCGATTTATTATGGTTCATACAAACGTGGAAGAGAAATGATTTGGCTTACAGGTATGATTCTTTTTGGTTTATTTTCTGCAGAAGCCTTTAGCGGTTATATGCTTCCTTGGGGACAAATGAGCTATTGGGCGGCAGCAGTTATTACAAATCTTTTTGGTGGAATCCCTGTAATTGGAGCGGATTTAGTCGTATGGATTCGCGGTAACTTCATCGTAGCAGACGCAACTTTGACAAGATTCTTTATGTTGCATGTTGTGTTGTTACCTGTTGTGATTATGCTTGTGATTGCAGTGCATTTTTATAGTTTAAGGATTCCACATGTCAATAACGCTTATGGTGAAGAATTAGACTTTGAAAAAGAAGCAGAGAAATACAAAGCAGGGAACAAAAAAGAATCTAAAGTTATTCCATTTTGGCCTATGTTCTTGTCTAAAGATTTCTTTGTTGCGAGTTTCTTCTTGGCAATTTTATTTTATTTGACTTGTTATCATTTTGCTTTTGCGCTTGACCCAATTAACTTTGACCCTGCTGACCATCTCAAAACCCCTCCGCATATTTACCCCGAGTGGTATTTCTTGTGGAGTTATGAAATCTTACGCGGCTTTTTCTTTAGCGCAGATTTGGGCTTGATGGCATTTGGAATTGCAAATGTTGTCTTTATGTTGTTGCCTTGGTTAGACCGCAGTGATGTAGTTGCACCTGCGCACAAACGACCCGGATTTATGATTTTCTTCTGGCTTTTGGTAATAGATATGATTGTTTTGACGATTTGGGGCAAACTTCCTCCAACAGGCGTGAATGCTTATATTGGTTTTGCCGCTACAATTGCGTTTTTGGCATTATTGTTTGTGTTTTTACCAATCGTAACCAAACTTGAAAACAAACAGAATTAA
- the petA gene encoding ubiquinol-cytochrome c reductase iron-sulfur subunit: MAENVNRRDFLGMALGGIAAVGVGASLVAMKSSWDPLPSVVSAGFTTIDLSSMQEGEYRQVEYRGTPVYVIKKTAEMKKCEERDVVVGNADYSLGIQICTHLGCIPSYDSKSTEFHCACHGGRFDACGRNVFGPPPTPMAIPPFKIEGDKLVLGEEGPEYLKLVGKA, from the coding sequence ATGGCAGAGAATGTCAATCGTAGAGATTTCCTTGGTATGGCTCTAGGAGGGATTGCAGCTGTTGGTGTTGGCGCATCGTTGGTTGCAATGAAATCTTCTTGGGACCCATTGCCAAGTGTTGTTTCGGCTGGTTTCACAACTATTGATTTAAGCAGTATGCAAGAGGGTGAATATAGACAAGTAGAGTATAGAGGCACACCTGTTTATGTTATCAAAAAAACTGCAGAAATGAAAAAATGTGAAGAAAGAGATGTGGTTGTGGGCAATGCAGATTATAGTTTAGGTATCCAAATCTGCACCCATTTAGGCTGTATTCCATCGTATGATTCTAAATCCACAGAATTTCATTGTGCTTGCCACGGCGGGCGATTTGATGCTTGCGGTAGAAATGTATTTGGTCCTCCTCCAACTCCAATGGCGATTCCGCCTTTCAAGATTGAAGGTGATAAATTGGTGCTTGGCGAAGAAGGTCCTGAATACTTGAAGCTCGTAGGTAAGGCATAA
- a CDS encoding plasminogen-binding N-terminal domain-containing protein, translated as MKYLKLLKYLVVFSFFGTFSLASPFGNKIIVPIIALDKDSAHYAYVPAFDLKVGESGEIIRWFDREHSGIVAKAAVIEIQDNRAKIAFEPFVGLEQSAFPTPTLTPQKNDEVIFRSFNDRAFLIAPTQDIYEKIKAAYPEITWLHPDLFAAYLMDVGHTAPVRGDFRKICTQYAAGIVYMVNLNEGQALDCQTFRMIKKDYITGRAPVEERMLPFFSRIGRGNQEWFSYLFNDAKTQDYYIYFDALVKGEIRDEDATFFGRITNYFLDGIKDIF; from the coding sequence ATGAAATATTTAAAACTTCTAAAATATTTGGTTGTATTCTCTTTTTTTGGTACTTTTTCGTTAGCTTCTCCTTTTGGCAACAAAATCATTGTTCCAATTATTGCACTTGATAAGGATTCCGCACATTATGCGTATGTGCCGGCATTTGATTTAAAAGTTGGGGAAAGTGGAGAGATTATTCGTTGGTTTGATAGAGAACATTCTGGAATCGTGGCAAAAGCTGCAGTAATAGAGATTCAAGACAATCGGGCAAAGATAGCCTTTGAACCTTTTGTGGGATTAGAGCAAAGTGCCTTTCCAACACCTACTTTGACGCCACAAAAGAATGATGAAGTGATTTTTCGTAGTTTTAACGACAGAGCATTTTTGATTGCACCAACGCAAGATATTTATGAAAAAATTAAAGCCGCCTATCCAGAGATTACTTGGTTGCACCCTGATTTGTTTGCGGCTTATTTAATGGATGTAGGACATACCGCGCCTGTGAGGGGAGATTTCCGCAAAATCTGCACACAATATGCTGCGGGAATTGTATATATGGTGAATCTCAATGAGGGGCAAGCGTTGGATTGCCAGACTTTTCGTATGATTAAAAAAGACTACATTACGGGACGCGCACCGGTAGAGGAGCGTATGTTACCATTTTTCTCACGCATTGGAAGAGGTAATCAAGAATGGTTTTCTTATCTTTTTAATGATGCTAAAACACAAGACTATTATATATATTTTGACGCTTTAGTTAAAGGTGAGATTCGTGACGAAGACGCAACATTTTTTGGAAGAATTACAAATTATTTTCTTGATGGTATAAAAGATATTTTTTGA